From one Triticum aestivum cultivar Chinese Spring chromosome 4B, IWGSC CS RefSeq v2.1, whole genome shotgun sequence genomic stretch:
- the LOC123092763 gene encoding peptidyl-tRNA hydrolase ICT1, mitochondrial isoform X1 has translation MATAMRSTRLLRLGFRHVPSLLFRGPLSPSPSPGLGLGLSVGRVGLVHLRCSAAEAGDGRGKKVSARLALAQQVMRDAEERAASAGSDPVPKITMDHVTVSFARSGGAGGQNVNKVNTKVDMRFNVEKAHWLGERIKERILQTEKNRINKDGELVMSSTKTRTQKGNIEDALQKIQAIIDAASYVPPPPSEEQKKKIEKIAAAAERNRMQNKKVLSQKKELRRNKPSWD, from the exons ATGGCGACCGCCATGCGGAGCACCCGCCTCCTACGGCTCGGCTTCCGTCACgtcccttctcttctcttccgaggGCCCCTGTCCCCCTCCCCGAGCCCGGGCCTGGGCCTGGGCCTGAGCGTTGGCAGGGTCGggttggtccatctccgatgctcggCGGCCGAGGCCGGCGACGGCAGGGGTAAGAAGGTGTCAGCGCGACTAGCACTGGCACAGCAGGTGATGCGCGACGCCGAGGAGCGCGCGGCCTCGGCCGGCTCTGATCCCGTCCCCAAGATCACCATGG ATCATGTTACTGTTAGCTTTGCAAGAAGTGGGGGCGCGGGTGGTCAAAATGTTAATAAAG TTAATACAAAGGTTGACATGCGGTTCAATGTTGAGAAAGCTCATTGGCTCGGAGAGAGGATTAAGGAACGGATATTGCAAACG GAAAAGAACAGGATAAATAAGGATGGTGAACTTGTGATGTCTTCTACCAAAACTAGGACACAGAA GGGCAATATTGAAGATGCTTTGCAGAAAATACAG GCGATCATTGATGCTGCATCATATGTTCCCCCACCGCCTTCAGAAGAGCAAAAGAAGAAAATTGAAAAAAT TGCTGCAGCCGCTGAGAGGAACAGAATGCAAAACAAGAAGGTACTCTCACAGAAGAAAGAATTGAGGAGGAACAAACCCAGCTGGGACTGA
- the LOC123092763 gene encoding peptidyl-tRNA hydrolase ICT1, mitochondrial isoform X2 — MATAMRSTRLLRLGFRHVPSLLFRGPLSPSPSPGLGLGLSVGRVGLVHLRCSAGSDPVPKITMDHVTVSFARSGGAGGQNVNKVNTKVDMRFNVEKAHWLGERIKERILQTEKNRINKDGELVMSSTKTRTQKGNIEDALQKIQAIIDAASYVPPPPSEEQKKKIEKIAAAAERNRMQNKKVLSQKKELRRNKPSWD; from the exons ATGGCGACCGCCATGCGGAGCACCCGCCTCCTACGGCTCGGCTTCCGTCACgtcccttctcttctcttccgaggGCCCCTGTCCCCCTCCCCGAGCCCGGGCCTGGGCCTGGGCCTGAGCGTTGGCAGGGTCGggttggtccatctccgatg CTCGGCCGGCTCTGATCCCGTCCCCAAGATCACCATGG ATCATGTTACTGTTAGCTTTGCAAGAAGTGGGGGCGCGGGTGGTCAAAATGTTAATAAAG TTAATACAAAGGTTGACATGCGGTTCAATGTTGAGAAAGCTCATTGGCTCGGAGAGAGGATTAAGGAACGGATATTGCAAACG GAAAAGAACAGGATAAATAAGGATGGTGAACTTGTGATGTCTTCTACCAAAACTAGGACACAGAA GGGCAATATTGAAGATGCTTTGCAGAAAATACAG GCGATCATTGATGCTGCATCATATGTTCCCCCACCGCCTTCAGAAGAGCAAAAGAAGAAAATTGAAAAAAT TGCTGCAGCCGCTGAGAGGAACAGAATGCAAAACAAGAAGGTACTCTCACAGAAGAAAGAATTGAGGAGGAACAAACCCAGCTGGGACTGA